In a genomic window of Streptococcus mitis NCTC 12261:
- a CDS encoding DUF1002 domain-containing protein, which yields MRKKLFLSSVAVLWAVTAMNSVHAATDVQKVIDETYVQPEYVLGSSLSEDQKNQTLKKLGYNASTDTKELKTMTPDVYSKIMNVANDPSLQLYSSAKIQKLGDKSPLEVKIETPENITKVTQDMYRNAAVTLGVEHAKITVAAPIPVTGESALAGIYYSLEANGAKVPQANKDLAQEELKALSDINAENKDKTGYDANKLNVALADIKSGLAKAKESKGNLTEEDVRKIVEDTLKNYKLDQVITGNQINIIINFALNLSKSDILSNTDFTKTLNDLKQSIVSQAGDSFKNINLNFDADKALEDGGNFLSSLWQAIVNFFKSFGS from the coding sequence ATGAGAAAGAAACTCTTTCTGTCCAGTGTTGCGGTCTTGTGGGCAGTAACAGCTATGAATAGTGTCCATGCAGCAACAGATGTTCAAAAAGTTATCGATGAAACCTACGTCCAACCTGAATATGTCCTAGGTTCATCATTGTCTGAAGACCAAAAAAATCAAACCCTTAAAAAACTAGGCTACAATGCCTCAACAGACACCAAAGAACTCAAGACCATGACACCTGATGTCTATTCTAAGATTATGAATGTGGCCAATGACCCTAGCTTACAATTGTATTCATCAGCCAAGATTCAAAAGCTAGGGGACAAATCGCCACTTGAGGTCAAGATTGAAACACCTGAAAACATCACTAAGGTAACTCAGGATATGTACCGAAATGCAGCCGTAACTTTGGGTGTGGAACACGCCAAAATCACTGTAGCAGCCCCCATTCCAGTTACAGGAGAAAGTGCTTTAGCAGGGATTTATTATTCGCTAGAGGCTAATGGAGCCAAGGTACCGCAAGCCAATAAAGATTTGGCTCAAGAAGAGTTGAAGGCTTTGTCAGATATCAATGCTGAAAACAAGGACAAAACTGGCTATGATGCTAATAAATTAAACGTTGCCCTAGCCGATATCAAGTCAGGACTCGCCAAAGCTAAAGAAAGCAAGGGAAATCTGACAGAGGAAGATGTTCGTAAAATTGTTGAAGATACCTTGAAAAATTACAAACTTGATCAGGTTATAACAGGAAACCAGATCAATATCATCATCAATTTTGCTTTGAATCTCTCAAAGAGTGATATCCTCAGCAATACAGACTTCACTAAAACCTTGAATGACCTGAAACAAAGTATTGTTTCACAAGCTGGCGACAGTTTTAAAAATATCAACCTTAACTTTGATGCTGATAAGGCGCTAGAGGACGGTGGTAACTTCTTAAGCTCCCTCTGGCAAGCCATTGTCAACTTCTTCAAGAGTTTTGGTTCTTAA
- the pmp23 gene encoding cell wall hydrolase Pmp23 translates to MFKRIRRVLVLAVFLFAGYKAYRVHQDVKQVMTYQPMVREILSERDTPANEELVLAMIYTETKGKEGDVMQSSESASGATNTINDNASSIRQGVQTLTDNLYLAQKKGVDVWTAVQAYNFGPAYIDFIAQNGKENTLALAKQYSRDTVAPLLGNTTGKTYSYIHPISVFHGAELYVNGGNYYYSRQVQLNLYIIKCFTLFSTSG, encoded by the coding sequence ATGTTTAAACGAATTCGAAGAGTGCTTGTACTAGCAGTCTTCCTTTTTGCTGGATATAAAGCTTACCGCGTTCACCAAGATGTCAAGCAAGTCATGACCTATCAACCCATGGTGCGAGAAATCTTGAGTGAAAGAGACACCCCAGCAAACGAAGAGCTTGTGCTCGCTATGATTTATACCGAAACAAAAGGAAAAGAAGGCGATGTTATGCAGTCTAGTGAGTCTGCTAGTGGCGCTACCAATACCATCAATGATAATGCCTCTAGCATTCGGCAAGGCGTTCAAACTCTGACAGACAATCTCTATCTGGCCCAGAAGAAGGGGGTAGATGTCTGGACGGCTGTTCAAGCCTACAATTTTGGACCTGCCTATATAGATTTTATCGCCCAAAATGGCAAGGAAAACACCTTAGCTCTGGCCAAACAGTACTCTCGTGATACTGTTGCTCCCTTGCTTGGTAATACCACTGGAAAGACTTATAGTTATATTCACCCCATTTCCGTTTTTCACGGTGCCGAACTCTATGTAAATGGAGGAAACTATTATTATTCTAGACAGGTGCAACTTAACCTTTACATTATCAAATGTTTCACTCTCTTTTCGACATCTGGTTAG
- a CDS encoding GNAT family N-acetyltransferase, with product MLRDLRETDVKAICEINQDALGYSFSPEETASQLARLSQDSHHFLLAYEDESTHALLGYVHAEVYESLYSKAGFNILALAVSPQAQGQGIGKSLLQGLDQEAKRRGYGFIRLNSADHRLGAHAFYEKVGYTCDKVQKRFIRIF from the coding sequence ATGTTAAGAGACTTAAGAGAAACTGATGTGAAAGCAATATGTGAGATCAACCAAGATGCTTTGGGCTATTCTTTTAGTCCAGAGGAAACGGCTAGTCAATTAGCTAGACTATCTCAGGATTCCCATCATTTCTTACTTGCTTATGAGGATGAATCTACTCATGCCTTGCTTGGATATGTCCACGCTGAGGTCTATGAATCACTTTATTCTAAAGCAGGATTTAATATTTTAGCTTTAGCAGTTTCACCTCAAGCACAAGGGCAAGGTATTGGTAAAAGCTTATTACAAGGGTTGGATCAAGAAGCAAAAAGACGTGGTTATGGGTTTATCCGCTTAAACTCTGCCGATCATCGTCTGGGTGCTCATGCATTTTATGAAAAAGTTGGTTATACTTGTGATAAAGTGCAGAAACGATTTATTCGCATCTTTTAG
- a CDS encoding L-threonylcarbamoyladenylate synthase — protein sequence MMDRIRQELENGGAVVLPTETVYGLFAKALDEKAVDHVYQLKRRPRDKALNLNIASLEDILHFSKNQPTYLQKLVETFLPGPLTIILEANDRVPYWVNSGLATVGFRMPSHPITLDLIRETGPLIGPSANISGQASGVTFNQILEDFDQEVLGLEDDPFLTGQDSTILDLSGDKVKILRQGAIKREDILARLPEISFEEE from the coding sequence ATGATGGACAGGATTAGACAAGAGTTGGAAAATGGTGGAGCGGTCGTTCTACCTACTGAGACAGTTTACGGTCTCTTTGCCAAGGCTCTAGACGAAAAAGCAGTTGACCATGTTTACCAACTCAAACGTCGTCCAAGAGATAAGGCGCTTAACCTCAATATCGCCTCTCTAGAGGACATCTTGCACTTTTCTAAGAATCAGCCAACTTATCTACAAAAACTTGTAGAGACCTTTTTACCAGGTCCCTTAACCATTATTCTCGAAGCTAATGACCGAGTTCCCTATTGGGTCAATTCTGGTCTTGCAACTGTTGGATTTCGGATGCCTAGTCATCCCATTACCCTTGATTTGATTCGAGAGACAGGACCTCTGATTGGACCGTCAGCTAATATCTCAGGTCAGGCAAGTGGAGTGACTTTTAATCAAATTCTAGAGGATTTTGACCAAGAGGTTTTGGGTTTGGAAGACGATCCTTTTCTAACTGGACAGGATTCAACTATTTTGGATTTGTCTGGAGACAAGGTGAAAATCTTACGCCAAGGGGCCATTAAGCGAGAAGATATTCTTGCTCGGTTGCCAGAGATTTCTTTTGAGGAGGAATGA
- the prmC gene encoding peptide chain release factor N(5)-glutamine methyltransferase, whose translation MKLAQLFSDFEEELIRQGEEAESLSFVYRSLKNLSFTDFVFALQQEVTEEEEVFVKEIFQQLATHKPAQYIIGQADFYGMQLKVDERVLIPRPETEELVELILAENPETNFSVLDIGTGSGAIALALAKNRSAWSVTAADISQEALNLASENAKNQKLNIFFKKSDCFAEISEKYDIIVSNPPYISREDESEVGLNVLHSEPHLALFADEDGLAIYRRIAEDATDYLKDGGKIYLEIGYKQGQSVPELFRKHLPEKRLRTLKDQFGQDRMVVIDDGQD comes from the coding sequence ATGAAATTAGCTCAATTATTTTCAGATTTTGAAGAAGAATTGATAAGACAAGGAGAGGAAGCAGAAAGCCTCTCTTTTGTCTATCGTAGCCTGAAAAATCTATCTTTTACGGACTTTGTTTTTGCCCTCCAGCAGGAAGTGACTGAAGAGGAAGAAGTATTTGTAAAAGAAATTTTCCAACAGTTAGCAACTCATAAACCGGCACAGTACATCATTGGACAGGCAGATTTTTATGGAATGCAGTTAAAAGTTGATGAGCGAGTATTGATCCCTCGTCCAGAAACAGAGGAGTTGGTGGAGCTTATCCTGGCTGAAAATCCTGAGACGAATTTTTCAGTTCTGGATATCGGAACAGGTAGTGGAGCCATTGCCCTTGCATTAGCAAAAAACAGATCAGCTTGGTCGGTGACGGCAGCAGATATTTCCCAAGAGGCTCTTAACCTTGCGTCCGAGAATGCTAAAAATCAAAAACTTAATATATTTTTCAAAAAATCTGATTGTTTTGCAGAAATTTCTGAAAAATATGATATAATTGTATCCAATCCACCCTATATCTCTCGTGAAGATGAGTCAGAGGTTGGCTTGAATGTCTTGCATTCGGAACCTCATCTAGCTCTTTTTGCAGACGAGGATGGCCTAGCTATTTACCGTAGAATTGCGGAAGATGCAACAGACTATCTCAAAGATGGTGGTAAGATTTACCTTGAAATTGGATACAAGCAAGGTCAAAGTGTTCCTGAACTTTTTAGGAAACATCTTCCTGAAAAACGATTACGAACACTTAAGGACCAGTTTGGTCAAGATAGGATGGTTGTAATTGATGATGGACAGGATTAG
- the prfA gene encoding peptide chain release factor 1, with product MNIYDQLQAVEDRYEELGELLSDPDVVSDTKRFMELSKEEASTRDTVTAYREYKQVLQNIVDAEEMIKESGGDADLEEMAKQELKDAKAEKEEYEEKLKILLLPKDPNDDKNIILEIRGAAGGDEAALFAGDLLTMYQKYAEAQGWRFEVMEASMNGVGGFKEVVAMVSGQSVYSKLKYESGAHRVQRVPVTESQGRVHTSTATVLVMPEVEEVEYDIDPKDLRVDIYHASGAGGQNVNKVATAVRIVHLPTNIKVEMQEERTQQKNREKAMKIIRARVADHFAQIAQDEQDAERKSTIGTGDRSERIRTYNFPQNRVTDHRIGLTLQKLDTILSGKLDEVVDALVLYDQTQKLEELNK from the coding sequence ATGAACATCTATGATCAACTACAAGCTGTAGAAGACCGTTATGAAGAATTAGGAGAGTTGCTCAGTGACCCAGATGTGGTTTCGGACACCAAGCGTTTCATGGAGCTTTCAAAAGAAGAGGCTTCTACTCGTGATACGGTAACTGCCTACCGTGAGTACAAACAAGTCCTTCAAAACATCGTTGATGCAGAAGAGATGATTAAAGAATCTGGCGGGGATGCGGACTTGGAAGAAATGGCCAAGCAAGAGCTCAAAGATGCCAAGGCTGAAAAAGAAGAATACGAAGAAAAACTCAAAATTTTGCTCCTTCCAAAGGATCCAAACGATGACAAGAACATCATTCTTGAAATCCGTGGCGCCGCTGGTGGAGACGAAGCAGCACTTTTCGCTGGAGATTTGCTAACCATGTACCAAAAGTATGCTGAAGCTCAAGGCTGGCGCTTTGAAGTCATGGAGGCTTCTATGAATGGTGTCGGTGGTTTCAAAGAAGTGGTTGCCATGGTTTCGGGGCAATCTGTTTACTCTAAACTCAAGTACGAATCTGGTGCTCATCGTGTGCAACGTGTTCCTGTGACAGAAAGCCAAGGCCGTGTTCATACTTCGACAGCAACAGTTCTTGTCATGCCTGAAGTCGAAGAAGTAGAATACGATATTGATCCAAAAGACCTTCGTGTCGACATCTATCACGCCTCTGGTGCTGGGGGACAGAACGTCAATAAGGTTGCGACAGCAGTTCGTATCGTTCACTTGCCAACCAATATCAAGGTTGAGATGCAGGAAGAACGTACCCAGCAGAAGAACCGTGAGAAGGCCATGAAAATCATCCGTGCGCGTGTTGCTGACCACTTTGCACAAATTGCTCAGGATGAACAAGACGCTGAGCGTAAGTCTACTATCGGTACTGGTGACCGTTCAGAACGGATTCGTACTTACAATTTCCCACAAAATCGTGTCACAGATCACCGTATCGGCTTGACCCTCCAAAAACTAGATACCATTTTGTCTGGTAAATTGGATGAAGTTGTGGATGCCTTGGTTCTTTATGACCAAACGCAAAAATTAGAAGAATTAAACAAATAA
- a CDS encoding thymidine kinase produces the protein MAQLYYRYGTMNSGKTIEILKVAYNYEEQGKGVVIMTSALDTRDGVGYVSSRIGMKRPAIAIEETTDIFGYIRDLPEKPYCVLVDEAQFLKRHHVYDLARVVDELDIPVMAFGLKNDFRNELFEGSKYLLLLADKIEEIKTICQYCKKKATMVLRTQDGVPVYDGEQIQIGGNETYISVCRKHYFAPEINKENEEK, from the coding sequence ATGGCACAGTTGTACTATCGTTATGGGACCATGAACTCTGGTAAGACAATCGAGATTCTTAAAGTAGCCTATAACTATGAGGAGCAAGGAAAAGGTGTTGTGATTATGACCTCAGCTCTTGATACGCGTGACGGTGTTGGCTATGTGTCGAGTCGAATCGGTATGAAACGCCCTGCCATTGCGATTGAGGAAACAACTGATATCTTCGGTTATATCCGAGATTTACCAGAAAAACCTTACTGTGTGTTGGTTGATGAAGCCCAGTTTCTCAAGCGTCATCATGTTTATGACCTAGCTCGTGTTGTTGATGAGTTAGATATACCCGTCATGGCTTTTGGTTTGAAGAATGACTTTCGCAATGAGTTGTTCGAAGGTTCAAAATACCTCTTGCTCTTAGCAGACAAGATTGAAGAAATCAAGACCATCTGTCAGTACTGTAAGAAAAAGGCGACTATGGTGTTGCGAACTCAAGATGGTGTGCCAGTCTATGATGGCGAACAAATTCAGATCGGTGGAAATGAAACCTATATCTCAGTTTGCCGTAAACATTATTTTGCCCCTGAAATCAATAAGGAGAATGAAGAAAAATGA
- a CDS encoding 4-oxalocrotonate tautomerase, whose amino-acid sequence MPFVRIDLFEGRTLEQKKALAKEVTEAVVRNTGAPQSAVHVIINDMPEGTYFPQGEMRTK is encoded by the coding sequence ATGCCATTTGTACGCATCGATTTATTTGAAGGACGCACGCTCGAGCAAAAGAAAGCTCTTGCTAAGGAAGTAACGGAAGCTGTTGTCCGTAACACTGGAGCACCTCAATCTGCTGTCCATGTCATCATCAATGACATGCCAGAAGGAACCTACTTCCCACAAGGGGAAATGCGCACCAAATAA
- the mnmE gene encoding tRNA uridine-5-carboxymethylaminomethyl(34) synthesis GTPase MnmE gives MITREFDTIAAISTPLGEGAIGIVRLSGTESFAIAQKIFKGKDLNKVASHTLNYGHIVDPLTSKVMDEVMVGAMKSPKTFTREDIIEINTHGGIAVTNEILQLAIREGARLAEPGEFTKRAFLNGRVDLTQAEAVMDIIRAKTDKAMNIAVKQLDGSLSDLINNTRQEILNTLAQVEVNIDYPEYDDVEEATTAVVREKTMEFEQLLTNLLRTARRGKILREGISTAIIGRPNVGKSSLLNNLLREDKAIVTDIAGTTRDVIEEYVNINGVPLKLIDTAGIRETDDIVEQIGVERSKKALKEADLVLLVLNASEPLTAQDRQLLEISQDTNRIILLNKTDLPEAIEASELPEDVIRISVLKNQNIDKIEERINNLFFENAGLVEQDATYLSNARHISLIEKAVESLQAVNEGLELGMPVDLLQVDLTRTWEILGEITGDAAPDELITQLFSQFCLGK, from the coding sequence ATGATTACACGTGAATTTGATACCATCGCTGCCATATCTACTCCACTAGGTGAAGGGGCTATTGGTATTGTCCGCCTGAGCGGAACAGAAAGTTTTGCTATTGCGCAAAAGATTTTTAAAGGAAAAGACTTGAACAAGGTTGCCAGCCACACTCTCAACTACGGTCACATTGTTGATCCTCTGACTAGTAAAGTCATGGACGAAGTCATGGTTGGAGCCATGAAGTCTCCAAAAACCTTTACTCGTGAGGATATTATCGAGATTAACACCCACGGTGGGATTGCGGTGACCAATGAGATTCTCCAGTTAGCTATCCGTGAAGGAGCTCGATTGGCAGAACCTGGTGAATTTACTAAACGTGCCTTTCTAAACGGTCGTGTGGACTTGACTCAAGCTGAGGCAGTGATGGATATCATCCGTGCCAAGACAGACAAGGCCATGAACATTGCGGTCAAACAATTAGATGGTTCCCTTTCTGATCTTATCAATAATACCCGTCAAGAAATCCTCAATACACTTGCCCAAGTCGAGGTGAATATTGACTATCCTGAGTATGACGATGTTGAAGAAGCGACTACTGCTGTTGTCCGTGAGAAGACAATGGAGTTTGAACAATTACTAACCAATCTCCTTAGGACAGCCCGTCGTGGCAAAATCCTCCGTGAAGGAATTTCAACTGCTATCATCGGACGCCCTAACGTTGGGAAATCAAGCCTTCTCAACAACCTCTTGCGTGAAGACAAGGCAATCGTAACCGATATTGCTGGTACAACTCGAGATGTCATCGAAGAATACGTCAACATCAACGGTGTTCCACTAAAATTGATTGACACAGCTGGTATTCGTGAAACGGATGACATCGTGGAACAAATCGGAGTTGAGCGTTCAAAAAAAGCCCTCAAGGAAGCTGACCTAGTTCTACTAGTGCTAAACGCTAGCGAACCACTGACTGCTCAAGACAGACAACTTCTTGAAATTAGCCAAGATACAAACCGTATTATTCTTCTTAATAAAACTGATCTTCCTGAAGCAATTGAAGCTTCAGAACTTCCAGAAGATGTCATCCGTATTTCAGTCCTTAAAAATCAAAACATTGATAAGATTGAAGAGAGAATTAACAACCTCTTCTTTGAAAACGCTGGTTTGGTTGAACAAGATGCTACTTACTTGTCAAATGCCCGTCACATTTCTCTAATTGAAAAGGCAGTAGAAAGCCTACAAGCTGTTAATGAAGGTCTTGAACTGGGGATGCCTGTTGATTTGCTTCAAGTTGATTTGACTCGTACTTGGGAAATCCTCGGAGAAATCACTGGAGATGCTGCTCCTGATGAACTTATTACCCAACTCTTTAGTCAATTCTGTTTAGGAAAATAG
- the dapA gene encoding 4-hydroxy-tetrahydrodipicolinate synthase produces MSYQDLKECKIITAFITPFHEDGSINFDAIPALIEHLLSHHTDGILLAGTTAESPTLTHDEELELFAAVQKIVNGRVPLIAGVGTNDTRDSIEFVKEVAEFGGFAAGLAIVPYYNKPSQEGMYQHFKAIADASDLPIIIYNIPGRVVVELTPETMLRLADHPNIIGVKECTSLANMAYLIEHKPEEFLVYTGEDGDAFHAMNLGADGVISVASHTNGDEMHEMFTAIAESDMKKAAAIQRKFIPKVNALFSYPSPAPVKAVLNYMGFEAGPTRLPLVPAQEEDAKRIVKVVVDGDYEATKATVTGVLRPDY; encoded by the coding sequence ATGTCTTATCAAGATTTAAAAGAGTGTAAAATCATCACAGCCTTTATTACTCCCTTCCATGAGGATGGTTCCATCAACTTTGACGCTATTCCAGCCTTGATTGAGCATTTATTGAGCCATCATACGGATGGAATTCTTCTCGCAGGGACGACAGCTGAGAGTCCAACTTTGACTCACGATGAAGAATTGGAGCTATTTGCAGCTGTACAGAAGATTGTCAATGGACGTGTACCTTTGATTGCGGGTGTAGGTACTAATGATACGCGTGACTCTATTGAGTTTGTCAAAGAAGTAGCGGAATTTGGCGGTTTTGCTGCTGGACTTGCTATTGTTCCTTACTACAACAAACCTTCTCAAGAAGGAATGTATCAGCATTTTAAGGCCATTGCAGATGCTTCTGACCTACCAATTATTATCTATAACATTCCAGGGCGTGTAGTTGTAGAATTAACTCCAGAAACCATGCTTCGTTTGGCTGACCATCCAAATATTATTGGTGTCAAAGAATGTACTAGCTTGGCTAATATGGCTTACTTGATTGAGCACAAACCAGAAGAGTTCTTGGTCTATACTGGTGAGGATGGAGATGCTTTCCATGCCATGAACCTTGGTGCGGATGGGGTTATTTCTGTTGCCTCTCATACAAATGGGGATGAGATGCACGAGATGTTCACTGCAATTGCAGAAAGCGATATGAAAAAAGCCGCAGCTATTCAGCGTAAATTCATTCCTAAGGTCAATGCCCTCTTCTCTTATCCAAGTCCTGCTCCTGTTAAGGCGGTTCTTAACTACATGGGATTTGAAGCTGGACCAACTCGTCTACCTCTAGTTCCAGCACAAGAAGAAGATGCCAAACGAATTGTCAAGGTTGTCGTAGATGGCGACTACGAAGCAACCAAGGCAACTGTAACAGGGGTCTTAAGACCAGATTACTAA
- a CDS encoding aspartate-semialdehyde dehydrogenase yields MGYTVAVVGATGAVGAQMIKMLEESTLPIDKIRLLASARSAGKTLKFKDQDITIEETTETAFEGVDIALFSAGGSTSAKYAPYAVKAGAVVVDNTSYFRQNPDVPLVVPEVNAHALDAHNGIIACPNCSTIQMMVALEPVRQKWGLDRIIVSTYQAVSGAGMGAILETQRELREVLNDGVKPRDLHAEILPSGGDKKHYPIAFNALPQIDVFTDNDYTYEEMKMTKETKKIMEDDSIAVSATCVRIPVLSAHSESVYIETKEVAPIEEVKAAISAFPGAVLEDDVAHQIYPQAINAVGSRDTFVGRIRKDLDAEKGIHMWVVSDNLLKGAAWNSVQIAETLHERGLVRPTAELKFELK; encoded by the coding sequence ATGGGATATACAGTTGCTGTAGTCGGCGCGACAGGTGCTGTCGGAGCTCAGATGATAAAAATGTTGGAAGAATCAACACTTCCAATCGATAAAATTCGTTTACTTGCTTCTGCACGTTCAGCAGGCAAGACTTTGAAGTTTAAAGATCAAGATATTACGATTGAAGAAACAACTGAAACAGCTTTTGAAGGAGTTGATATTGCTCTTTTTTCAGCAGGTGGTTCTACATCAGCTAAGTATGCACCATACGCAGTGAAAGCTGGAGCGGTAGTAGTAGATAATACATCTTACTTCCGTCAAAATCCAGATGTTCCTTTGGTTGTACCAGAGGTCAATGCTCACGCACTTGATGCCCACAACGGTATCATTGCCTGCCCTAACTGTTCAACAATCCAAATGATGGTGGCTCTTGAGCCAGTTCGCCAAAAATGGGGCTTGGACCGTATCATTGTTTCAACTTACCAAGCAGTTTCAGGTGCTGGTATGGGAGCAATTCTTGAGACTCAACGTGAACTTCGTGAAGTCTTGAATGATGGAGTGAAACCACGTGATTTACATGCGGAAATCTTGCCTTCAGGTGGTGACAAGAAACACTATCCTATCGCCTTCAATGCTCTTCCACAAATCGATGTCTTCACTGATAATGATTACACTTACGAAGAGATGAAGATGACTAAGGAAACTAAGAAAATTATGGAAGATGACAGTATTGCAGTATCTGCAACATGTGTGCGTATTCCAGTCTTGTCAGCTCACTCTGAGTCAGTTTACATCGAAACAAAAGAAGTGGCTCCAATCGAAGAAGTAAAAGCAGCTATCTCAGCCTTCCCAGGTGCTGTTCTTGAAGATGATGTAGCTCATCAAATTTATCCTCAAGCCATCAATGCCGTGGGTTCACGTGATACCTTTGTTGGTCGTATCCGTAAAGACTTGGATGCAGAAAAAGGAATTCACATGTGGGTTGTTTCAGATAACCTTCTCAAAGGTGCTGCTTGGAACTCAGTTCAGATTGCAGAAACTCTTCACGAACGTGGATTGGTTCGTCCAACAGCTGAATTGAAATTTGAATTAAAATAG
- a CDS encoding QueT transporter family protein, with amino-acid sequence MKKLTIRDVADIAIVAAIYVVLTVTPPLNAISYGAYQFRISEMMNFMAFYNPKYIIGVTIGCMIANFFSFGLLDVFVGGGSTLVFLSLGVWLFAKYSKDYLFNGLIRKDHFFFSILFSISMFTIAAELNIVAQLPFFLTWFTTGIGEFASLIIGAIIIGKIGRRIDLTK; translated from the coding sequence ATGAAAAAATTAACTATTCGTGATGTTGCAGATATTGCAATCGTCGCTGCTATCTATGTCGTTTTGACTGTTACACCGCCCCTAAATGCTATTAGCTATGGTGCTTATCAGTTCCGTATTTCAGAAATGATGAACTTTATGGCTTTTTACAATCCTAAGTACATCATCGGAGTTACTATCGGTTGTATGATTGCTAATTTCTTTAGCTTCGGACTGCTAGATGTCTTTGTTGGTGGTGGATCAACCCTAGTATTCCTTAGTCTAGGTGTTTGGCTTTTTGCAAAATACAGCAAAGATTACCTCTTTAATGGATTAATTCGAAAAGATCATTTCTTCTTTTCAATCCTCTTTTCAATTTCCATGTTTACTATCGCTGCCGAGTTGAATATCGTAGCGCAATTACCATTTTTCCTTACTTGGTTTACAACAGGGATTGGTGAATTTGCCTCATTGATTATTGGAGCGATTATTATTGGTAAAATTGGTCGTCGAATCGATTTAACTAAATAG
- a CDS encoding GtrA family protein, which translates to MKKCIQILLDNELFAYLFFGIATTLVSILSRLVIYQLTHRELLATGLANIIGILFAFITNDTIVFKQARQNWSIRLVKFTIARLSTFLLDLFLTFLFVTQFPNIIGQFVNNNINRVNRIETIIAQFLIIILNYIFSKVFIFKK; encoded by the coding sequence ATGAAAAAATGTATTCAAATTCTCTTGGATAATGAACTCTTTGCCTACCTCTTTTTTGGTATAGCAACTACTCTTGTTTCGATTCTATCCCGATTAGTCATTTATCAACTAACTCATAGAGAACTCCTTGCAACTGGACTAGCAAATATAATCGGTATCCTATTTGCTTTTATCACAAATGATACAATTGTATTTAAGCAAGCTAGGCAGAATTGGTCAATCCGTTTAGTAAAATTTACTATAGCACGTCTTTCTACCTTTCTTTTAGACTTGTTTTTAACTTTTCTCTTTGTAACTCAGTTTCCTAATATTATCGGGCAATTTGTAAATAATAATATTAATAGAGTGAATCGTATTGAAACAATTATTGCACAATTCTTAATAATTATCCTCAATTACATTTTTAGTAAGGTATTTATTTTTAAAAAATAA
- the mscL gene encoding large conductance mechanosensitive channel protein MscL has protein sequence MLKDLKAFLLRGNVVDLAVGVIIATAFGAIVTSLVNDIITPLILNPALEAAKVQNIAELAWNGVTYGKFLSAVINFLVIGTVLFFVIKGIEKAQSLTKKEAAEEAPAGPTELEVLQEIKALLEKK, from the coding sequence ATGTTAAAAGATCTTAAAGCATTCTTGCTTCGTGGTAATGTTGTTGACCTTGCTGTCGGTGTGATCATTGCCACTGCTTTTGGTGCAATCGTTACATCACTTGTTAACGATATCATCACTCCACTTATTTTGAATCCAGCCTTGGAAGCTGCGAAAGTACAAAACATCGCTGAGCTTGCTTGGAATGGTGTTACATATGGTAAATTCTTGAGCGCTGTTATCAACTTCCTAGTTATCGGTACTGTTCTCTTCTTTGTAATCAAAGGTATTGAAAAAGCTCAAAGTCTTACTAAGAAAGAAGCTGCTGAGGAAGCTCCAGCTGGTCCAACTGAGTTGGAAGTACTTCAAGAAATCAAAGCCCTTCTTGAGAAAAAATAA